TGTACCTGGCGCCGTCCGATGGTGGCAAACCGCAGCGAATCACCTCGGACCAGTACTTCAGCTCCGACCCCGACTTCTCGCCCGACGGCAAGAAGCTGGTGTACGCCAGCGACCGGCTGGGCACCGCCGACCTCTGGGTGCGCGACCTCGCCTCCGGTGAGGACACCGTGCTCACCGCGCTGCCCGGCGCGCAGGTCGCGCCGCGCTGGTCCCCGGACGGCGGCAAGATCGCCTACACCGACCAGGACGGCGCGCTGTGGACGCTGGACGTGGCCTCGAAGGAGGTGCGGCAGCTGACCCCGGCGCTGTTCATGCCGGGCAGGCCGAGCTGGTCGGGTGACGGCAGCACGATCGCGCTCGCCGCGGTGAAGCCGTTCTCCAAGCGGTTCCGCGAGGGCACCAGCCAGATCCTGACCGTGCCCGCCGGTGGCGGTGAGCTGACCTACACCGAGCCCATGCCGTTCCGCTCGCTTGCCACCCGCGGTGACGACGGCCCGCTGTTCTCCCCGGACGGCAAGCGTCTGGCGTTCACCGTGGAGAGCACCGCGTGGGTGGTCCCGGTCGACGGCAAGGGCGCCTTCCTCGGCGAACCGCGGCAGGTCACCCGCGAGGTCACCGACTCGCTGGCCTGGCTGGACAACGGCACGCTGGTCTACCTGTGCAAGGGCGAGCTGCGCCGGATCGCCGTGGACGGCGGGAAACCGCGCACCATCCGCCTCGACTTCAGCTGGCGGCGCCCGAAACCGGCCGAGCGCACGGTCATCCACGTGGGCGCGCTCTGGGACGGCACCGCCGAGAAGCTGCGTGAGAACGTCGACGTGGTGGTGGAAAACGGGCGGATCAAGGAGATCCGGCCGCACCGGGACGACACCGGCACCGTCGACGTGGACGCGTCCGGGCTGACGGCTATTCCGGGCCTGATCGACGCGCACAACCACTGGCACCTGCGCGGCAGGCACTGGGGCGACCGGCAGGGCAGGCTCTGGCTGTCCTACGGCATCACCACCACGCGCTCCCCCGGCGACCCGGTGTACCAGATGATCGAGACCCGCGAGGCGCTCGAATCGGGCGCCCGGGTGGGGCCGCGGTTCTTCGGCACCGGCGAAGCGATCGACGGTTCACGCGTCTACTACAACTTCATGCGGCCGACACTTTCGCCCGAGCAGTTGAAGCTGGAGATGGACCGGGCGGTCTCGCTGGGTTACGACCTGATCAAAACCTATGTGCGCCTTCCGGTCCGGTTGCAGCGCGAAGCCGTCGAAGCCGCGCACCGGGCGGGCATGCCGCTGTCGTCGCACTACCTGTTCCCGGCCGCGAACCTCGGCATGGACGGGATGGAGCACGTCGGCGCGACCAACCGGCTCGGCTATTCGCACACGATCAGCCGGACCGGGTGGACGTACCAGGACTCGATCGAGTTGTTCGCGCGTTCGGGCATGTCGATAACGCCGACGCTGTTCAACTCCAAGGCCCTCTACGCCGACGACAAGTCGCTCGTGGAGGACGAACGCACCAAGGTCCTGTTCCCGAAGTGGGAGTACGACCGGCTGGTGGCCGACGCCGAGAACGCGGGCAAGCCGGAGAACGCCTACGTGCGCCACGTGCTGGCCGGGAACGTGGACATGGTGCTGCGCGTGCACCGCGCGGGCGGATTTGTCATCAGCGGCACGGACACCCCGCTCGACAGCATCGCGATCTCCCTGCACCAGAACCTGCGCGCGATGGTCGAATTCGGCTTCACCCCGTACGAAGCGCTGGTCACCGCGACGCGGAACCCGGCGCGGCGGCTCGGGCTGACCGGCCGGCTCGGTGAACTGCGGCCGGGGGCGTACGCGGACCTGTCGCTGGTGGAGGGCAATCCGCTGGCGGACATCCGGGCCGCGGCCGCCGTGCGGCAGGTGGTCGTGGGCGGGGTGACGCACCGGGTGGACGACCTGCTGGCGCCGTTCCGGTCACCGGGCACGGCGTCCGTGTCGAACCCGGTGCTGCCGGCCAACACCACGGCCTCGCACTGGTGGCACCGGCCGGAGTGGTCGGAACACGTCTGCTGCGGGATCTAAATCGCAGGTTGCGGCTTGGGTGGGCGGAGTGACTTGCCGACCATCCAAGCCGCGACGATCCCGCCGATGGCACCGCAAAGGTGGCCCTCCCACGAGACACCGGGCTCGCTCGGGAGCACACCCCACAGCGCGTAGCCGTAGAGCAGGAAAACCCCGACGGCGATCAGGATCTGCGGGAGGCTGCGCGCGAACAGGCCGCGCACCAGCAGGAACGTGAGCAGGCCGAAGACCAGCCCGGACGCGCCGGCGTGCACGCCCTCACCGCCGATCAGGAAGGTGCCGACGCCGGCGAAGAGCCAGATGATGGTGAGCACGCCGAAGAACTGACGCAGCCCGCCGGAGGTGGCGAGCAGGCCGAGCACCAGCAGCGGCACCGAGTTCGCGGCGAGGTGGTCCCAGCCGAAGTGCAGCATCGGGGCCCAGATCAGGCCGTCCCACTGCTCGATGGTGCGCGGCCAGATGCCGTCGTCGTCGAAGGGGTGCGCGAGCACGGTGTCGATGCCCTCGATCACCCAGAGCAGGCCGACAAAACCGGTGACCACGATCAGCGAGGCCAGCGGTTTCGGCGGCAGGATCCGCTTGCCGGGCGCGACCGGCGGTTTGGGCGACGGCTCTGGCAGCATGCTTCGACGCTACCTCTCCGGTTCTGTCGGTGGTGGCCGGATAATGGAGGTCATGGACACGGTGGCGTTCGGCAGCCTGGCGACCGAGGTGGGAAAGGTGCTGGTCGCGGTCACTCCGGCCGGTCTGGCGTCGACGGCCTTCGACGACACCCCGGAGCTGCGGGAGGGCATCGCCACGCGGCTCGGCCTGCCGGTGGTGGTGGATCCGGCGCGCGTGGAACCGGTGCTGGCCGAGCTGCGCGAGTACTTCGACGGCACGCGGGAGCGGTTCGACTTCGACGTCGACTGGCGCCTGTACTCGGCGACGCAGCAGCGGGTGCTCGGCACGCTGTACGAGACGGTGCCCTACGGCAAGACGGTCACCTACGGCGAGCTGGCCGAACGCAGCGGCACCGGCGTGCCCGCGCGCGGGATCGGCTCGATCATGGGCAGCAACCCGATCCCGATCGTGGTGCCGTGCCACCGGGTGCTGGCCAGCACCGGCCTCGGCGGCTTCAGCGGCGGTGAGGGCGTCCCGTCGAAACGGCAACTGCTCACCCTGGAGGGCCACCTGCCGCCGGGCCTGTGGTGAACTCCGGCGCGGGTCAGGCGGTGGTGCGGGTGAAGGTCACGTGCGTGACGCCGCTCGGTGAGGACGTGGCCTCGACGTCATAGTCCTTTTCCAGCCCTTCCAACCCGTCCCACAGGCCGACACCGCGGCCGAGCAGGATCGGGACGACCACGACGTGCAGGTGGTCGATGAGCCGGGCTTCGAGGAATTCGCGCACCGTCGTGGGGCCTCCGCCGATGCGGATGTCCTTGCCGCCCGCGGCTTCGCGAGCGACTTCGAGCGCCTCGGCCGGGGACGCGTCGAGGAAGTGGTAGGTGGTGCCACCCTCCATCTCGATCGACGGGCGCGTGTGGTGGGTGAGCACAAAAACCGGCGTGTGGAACGGCGGGTTGGGGCCCCAGGCGCCCTTCCAGTCCGGGTCCTCGTGCCAGCCGGGGTGGCCGAACTTGCCGGCCCCCATGATCTCGGCGCCGATCCCCGGATCGTGCCGCCGGAAGAAGGCGTCGTCGACGCCGCCGCTGCCACCGGCCTGCCATCCACTGGTGGCGAACATCCACTGGTGCAACCGGTCCCCGGCGTGGCCGAAGTGCGCCTCGGCGCTCTGCCCGGCACCGGTGCCGTAGCCGTCGAGGGAAATGGCGAAGTTGTGAACGCCGACGAGTGCCATGGTTCTGCTCCTTCTCAGTTGTAGTACCGGCGGGCGCTCGATGAGATGCGGGAGATGTCGGTTCCGTAGACGTGGATGGAGATCGCCGTCGTGTCGCTCGCGTTGCGCACGCGGTGGATGTCGCCCGGCGGCGCGAAACCGCTGACCTCGCCGGTCCGGTTCTCGCTGCGGCCGATCAGGTTCAGATCCGCGTCGAAGAGTTCCTCGTGCTCGACGCCCTGGATGACACCGAGCACGCACCAGGTGACGTGGTCGTGGATCCGGGTGAACTGCCCGGGTCGCCAGACCAGCGCGACGATCGAGAACGAGCCACCCGGCTCGACGTGCAGGGTGTGGCCGCAGTAGTCGTCGGGCGAGCCGAGGCGCTGCTCGGCGGTCAGCACGTCCGGGGTGGGCAGGTGGGCCCGCAGCTGCTCGGCGACGAGCTGCGCGGTGCCCGCCCAGTCGGCTTGGACGGCGACGGCGGCGCGGACGCCGTCCACCAGTTCGGTCAGTTCGGTGAGGGGGCGGGGAAGTGTCGTGGTCATGCCCATGAGCCTGCTGCCCCACGACTCATACGTCTAATGTCAATGCTCACGCTGACCCATAGATGGAGTCGATACATGCTGGACGTGACCAGACTTCGTGTCATCGACGCGCTCGCGCGGCTCGGCTCGGTGACCGCCGCGGCGAAGGAACTCCACTACACCCAGCCGACGATCAGTCACCACCTCGCGCGGCTCGAAGCCGAGACGGGTGCGCAACTACTGCAACGGGCGGGCCGTGGGATCCGGCTGACTCCCGCCGGTCAGTTGCTGGCCTCACGGGCCGCCGAGATCCTCGGCCGGATCGACGCCGCCGACGCCGAACTCTCCGCGCACGTGGGGTTGAACGCCGGACGCGTGCGGCTGGCCAGTTTCTCGTCGGTGATCGGTTCGCTCGTCCCGCGCGCGGTGGCGGCACTGACCGAACGGCACCCCGGCCTGCAGATCGGCCTGACCGACACACAACCGCCCGAAGCGCTGGAAATGCTGCGCACCGGCAAGATCGACATCGCGATCATCTTCCGCTACGACGACACCGAGCCCGAACCGCCGAACGTGCGCCTGCACCACCTGCTCGACGATCCGCTGCACCTGCTTTCGACCAGCCAGGGGCAAACGCTGTCCAGCCTGCGCGACGCCACCTGGATCGCCGGGTGCCCGCGGTGCCGGGTGCACCTGCTGTCGATGTGCGCGAAAGAGGGTTTCGAACCGCGGATCGGCTACACCTCCGAGGACATGGTCGTCATGCAGGCGCTGGTCGCCGCGGGCCTCGGCGTGACGACCAGCCCCGGCCTGGCGCTGCGCGCCCACCGCGCCGACGGCATCGTGGCGAGTGAACTCCCTGTGCGCCAGCACATCTACGCCGCGACCTACGGCGAGCCGCCCGATCCGCCCGCTACGGCCGCGCTGTTGACGGCGCTCGTGGAAGCCGCCGCCGCCATCACGGCTTAGCGAAGTCGTCGGGCACGATGCGGAGTTTCTCCGCGATGCGGACGAGTGCCTTCTGGTCGGCCGTGTTGAGCGAGTCGAGGACGACGCTCCGCACGGAGCGCAGGTGCGTGGGCGCTGCCTGGTGCACGATGTCGAAGCCCTCGTCAGTGAGTTCGGCGAGGGTGTAACGGCCGTCGGCCGGGTCGGGTGTCCGCACGACCCAGCCTCGCTGCTCAGCGCGTTTGACCACATTGGACAGACGAGAAAGCGACCCGCTGGCAAGGAAAGCGAGTTCCCCCATCCGCAATTTGCGCTGCGGGGCCTCGGAAAGATGACTGAGCACGAGGTACTCGAACAGGGTGAGGCCGTGTTCCTGCCGCAGCGGCGATTCCAGCTTGCCCGGCAGCAGCAGGACGAGGGAGATCAGCCCGGTCCAGGCCGCCTTCTCCGGCTCGTCCAGCCACCGCAGTTCCTCGTCCTCGTGGTCGCCCATGACCTTGCCACCCCTTCGCGATCACTTTGCGCTTGAAGTCATAACCAGCTAGCATGACTTTACGCGTGAACTCATGATCGAGGGAACGCGCCCCTATGAACAGGAAGAGCGAGCATCATGAGCACTGTCACCTTCGGCGTCGTCCCGGGCTTCGGCGAGAAGCTGCACGACGCACTCGGCTACAGCGGGGCCGTCCGCGTCGGCGACCGGGTCGAGATCTCCGGGCAGGCCGGGGTGGACGACGACCTGAACATCCCCGAGTCGCTGGAGGAGGAGATCGTCCTGGCGTTCGACAACGTGGAGCGCACGCTCGCCACGGTCGGCGCGACCTGGAAGGACGTCATCCACGTCAACTCGTACCACAAGGTCGACCCGGGCGAGGATGTCATCGGGGACGACCACAACAAGGTCATGGCCGAGCAGTTCCGCCGTCGCCTCGGCGGCCGCGCGCCGATCTGGACCGAAACCGGCGTCACGGTACTCGGCCTCGCCGACATGCGCGTGGAAATCCGCGTCACCGCCATCGCCGGCTCCGGGAACTGAACCCCGGAAAACATGAAGGTGGCTCCCGAGAATTCTCGGAAGCCACCTTCGTCGGCCCACAATCGGCCCAAAAATAGAGAGAGTCAGGCCCAGAGTTCGCCGTCCAGCCTGGCGGCGGCGTCGTCCAGGGTGCCGCTGTAGGCGCCGGTGGACAGGTACTTCCAACCCGCGTCCGCGACCACGAAGGCGACATCGGCCGGTTCGCCCTTGGCGGCGGCCTTCTCGGCCACGGCCAGGGCCGCGTGCAGCACGGCACCGGTCGAGATCCCCGCGAAGATGCCTTCGTGCTCAAGCAGTTCCCGCGTGCGCCGGAGCGCGTCGTAGGCGCCGACCGAGTAGCGCCCGTTCAGCACGCTCGCGTCGTACAGCTCGGGCACGAAGCCCTCGTCGATGTTCCGCAGCCCGTAGACCAGCTCGCCGTACCGCGGCTCGGCCGCGATGATCTGCACGTCCGGCTTCGCCTCGTGCAGGTACCGGCCGACACCGACCAGGGTGCCGGTGGTGCCGAGCCCGCCGACGAAGTGCGTCACCGTCGGCAGGTCCTTCAGCAGCTCCGGACCCGTTCCCCGGTAGTGCGCGTCGGCGTTCGCCGGGTTGCCGTACTGGTAGAGCATCACCCACTCGGGATTGGCCTTGGCCAGTTCCTTCGCGCGCCGGACCGCCTCGTTCGACCCGCCGGCCGCCGGGGAGAACACGATCCGCGCGCCGTAGGCCTGCAGCAGCTGCTTGCGCTCGGCCGAGGTGTTCTCCGGCATCACGCAGACCAGCCCGTAGCCCTTGAGCTTCGCCGCCATCGCCAGCGCGATACCGGTGTTGCCCGAGGTCGGCTCCAGAATGGTCGACCCGCGGCGCAGCACGCCCTCCCGCTCGGCGGCCTCGATCATCGCCAGCGCGGGCCGGTCCTTGATCGAACCGGTCGGGTTGCGGTCCTCCAGCTTCGCCCACAACCGCACGTCGTGGGTCGGCGAAAGCCGGGGCAGCCCGACCAGCGGGGTGCCGCCGAGCGCGTCGAGCAGCGACTCGTAGCGCGCCATGGCCTAGCGCGCGCCGCCGGCCACCGCGGGCAGGATGGTCAGCGTGTCGCCGTCCTTGACCTCGGCTTCCAGGCCCCCGGCGAAGCGCACGTCCTCATCGTTGACGTAGACGTTGATGAACCGGTGCAGCTTCTCGTCCTTGACCAGGCGCGCCTTGATACCACCGTGGCGGCTCTCCACGTCGTCGATCACCTCGAGCACCGTCTTGCCGCTCGCCTCGACGGACTTCTCGCCGCCGGTGTGCGTGCGCAGGATGGTCGGGATGGACACGTTCACGGCCATGGATCTTTACCTCCGCTAGGGATCTCTCGTAGTGGGCTGACGTTCGGGCGAGGGCGGTTATTCCTCGATCTCGACCGGCTCCTCGGTGATCTCACCGTCGACGATCCGGTACGACCGGAGTTCGTGCACCTCGGGATCCCTGGTGGAGACCAGCACGTAGTGCGCGAACGGCTCGGAGGCGTAGGACACGTCGGTGCGCGAGGGATAGGCCTCGGTGGCGGTGTGCGAGTGGTAGATCACCACGGGCACCTCGTCGTTGGCGTCCATCTCGCGGTAGAGCTTGAGCAGATCACCGGAGTCGAACTCGTAGAACGTCGGCGAGCGTGCCGCGTTCAGCATGGGGATGAACCGCTCGGGGCGGTCCGAGCCGTCATCCGGCCCGGCGATCACCCCGCACGCCTCGTCCGGGTGGTCCCGGCGGGCGTGCGCGACGATCTCGTCGACTAGTTCACGGCGGATCCGAAGCACGATCACATCCTATGTGCTGGACAACCGGCGTCCACCCAGTGAGACAGAGCCCTCGGACGCTTGACCTCAGTCCGGGAAGGCTTCCGGCCACACGTCGCGGTAGGCACGCAGGCCACCGGCCCCGGTGGCGGCCAGCAGGCCGTGCACCATCGCCCTGGCGAACACCCGCGCGGCGGCCGAGCACAGCTGGTCGAGCGCTCCGGCCCGCGACGCGTCGGCGAACGGGCCCTCCACCACGGGCAGCTGACGCGCCCCGGTGGCCAGCGCGAACACGGTGTCGCCGTCGAACATGGTGTGCGCCGGGCGCACGGTCCGCGCGAGCCCGTCCTGCGCGGCGACGGCCAGCCGCCGAGCCTCGGCCTTCGACAACGCCGCATCCGTCGCGACCACGCCGATCGTGGTGTTCAGGTCGGTCGGCGCCGCTTCGACGTCACCCGGCCGGTCCGGCCAGCGCACCCCGAACTCGCCGTCCACCTCGTGGTCCGCCGCGAACGGACGGCCCGTGCGCAGGTCGACGGCCTCACCGGAGGCGTTCACCGCGGCCAGCGCCCCGACCACGAACTCGCCGACGCGCTCGCTCGCCGTGCCGATGCCGCCCTTGAGCGAACCGACCGCCGCCCCGGCGCCCGCGCCGACCGTGCCCTGCGCGAACCAACCCGCCGCGGCGGCCTCGCAGGCCGCGTAGCCGAACGAGGCGTCCGGGCGGTTGCCCCAGTCGCTGCGCGGCAGGTCGAACAGCACCGCGGCGGGCACGATCGGCACCACCTCGTGCGGCTGGGCACCCACCAGGAAGCCCTTCGACCGCTCGCCGAGCCAGCGCATCACGCCGTCGGCCGCGGCCAGCCCGTACGCGCTCCCGCCGGACAGGCAGATCGCGTTGACCCGCTGCACCAGGTTCTCCGGCTCGAGCAGGTTCGTCTCGCGGGTGCCGGGCGCGCCGCCGCGCTGGTCGACCGCGCCGACCGCGCCGTCGGGCACGAGCACCACCGTGGTGCCGGTGGCCCAGCCATCGCCGACCCGCTCGTGGTGCCCGACCAGCACGCCGGGCACATCGGTGAGCGCGTTCATTCGGTCAGCGCCTGGACCAGGCTTTCCTGCACCCAGGTCAGCCAGTGGTAAACCCCGAGGTGCGGCGCGCGCGGATCCTCCGGCGGCAGCTCGTCGGGCATGTCCTCGGTGACGTCGAGCGCGGTGCCCAGCGCCAGGCGCACGTCGTTCAGCGCGGACAGCCAGGCGTCGGCCTGCTCGAAGCTCAGCCGCACCTCACCGCCGTCCGGCGACAGCGTCTCCAGCACCACCGCGGCCACCCCGACCTTCGCGTCCAGCAGCTCCGGCTCGTGCAGCGAGCGCAGCGCGGCGGCGGAATCGAGGTCCTCCTTGGCCGGGGTGTCCGGGTCGAGGCGGTGGAAGTCGGGCAGCAGCCGCGACAGCACCGGATCGCTCGGCGCCTCGCTGGGGCCGGTGCGGATGCCGGTCAGCTCGGCCAGCTCGTCCTGCGGCGCCTCCTCCGACCGGGCGCGCAGCATGTCGTCGACCTGGCTGATCAGCCCACGCAGGACCGCGGCCTCCTGCTGCTCGAAGCCCGCCTGCAAGCGCGCGCCCTTGCGGCGCCACGGCTTCACGACGGGTGCTCCATGGTCGCCCAGAGCCCGGCGGCGTGCAGTTTCGCCACGTCACCCTCCACCTTCTCCTTGCCACCGGAGGAGACGATGGCCTTGCCCTTGTGGTGCACGTCCAGCATCAGCTTGGTGGCGTGGTCGCGGCTGTACCCGAACAGCTTCTGGAAGACGTAGGTCACGTACGACATGAGGTTCACCGGGTCGTTCCAGACCACTGTCTGCCACGGTTTGTCCTCAGCCCCCAGGTCGGCCGCGGACGGCTCCACCATCGGTTCGGCGGCAGGCGTACTCATGGCCTCCATGGTGTCACGTCGCCCACTTCCGGTCCTCCGGCAGGTCAGCCCATAGGCTTGGACCATGGCCTGGACGCGAACCGGCAGCACCGCACTGCTCACCGACCACTACGAGCTGACCATGCTGGGCAGCGCGCTCGCCGACGGCACCGCCGACCGGCCGTGCGTGTTCGAGGTGTTCGCCAGGCGGTTGCCGGACGGCCGCCGGTACGGCGTGGTGGCGGGCACCGCGCGGGTGGTCGACGCGATCGGGGACTTCCGGTTCACCGACGCCGAGATCAGCCAGCTGGAGTCGACCGCGGTGGTGGACGACGCGACGCTGTCCTGGCTGGCCGACTACGAGTTCTCCGGTGACGTCGACGGGTACGCCGAGGGCGAGCTGTACTTCCCCGGCTCCCCGATCCTCACCGTCCGCGGCAGCTTCGGCGAGGCCGTGGTGCTGGAGACGCTGGTGCTGTCCATCCTCAACCACGACAGCGCGATCGCCTCGGCGGCCGCGCGCATGGCCGGCGCCGCGCACGGCAGGCCGATCATCGAGATGGGCGGGCGCCGCACGCACGAGTACGCCGCGGTCGCCGCCGCCAGGGCCGCCTACCTGGCCGGCTTCGCCACCACCTCGAACCTGGAGGCGGGCCGCCGCTACGGCATTCCCACCCGCGGCACCGTCGCGCACGCGTTCATGCTGCTGCACGACAGCGAGGAGCAGGCCTTCCGCGCGCAGGTGGACAAGCTCGGCGCGGACACCACCCTGCTGGTGGACACCTACGACATCACCGCGGGCATCGAGACCGCGGTCCGGGTGGCCGGGCCGGAGCTGGGCGCCATCCGGATCGATTCCGGCGACGTCGGCCCGCTGGCCCGCAAGGCCCGCGACCAGCTCGACGCGCTCGGTGCCAAGGACACCAGGATCGTGGTCTCGGGTGACCTGGACGAGCACGCCATCGCGGCCCTGCGCGCCGAGCCGGTGGACGCGTACGGCGTGGGCACCTCGGTGGTCACCGGTTCCGGCGCGCCGACCGCGGGCATGGTCTACAAGCTGGTCGAGGTGGACGGCCGCCCGGTCGCCAAGCGCAGCACGCACAAGGAGTCGCGCGGCGGCCGCAAGGGCGCGTTCCGGCGGCACAAGCCGACCGGCACGGCGCTGGAGGAGGTCGTCTACCCGGCCGACGGACCGGCGCCCGAGCTGGGCCCCGACGACCGCGAACTGCAGATCCCGCTGGTCCGGGCTGGACAGCAGGTCGAGGACCTGCCCACCCTTGACGACGCGCGGCAACGCCTGCGCAAGGGGCTGGTCAGCCTGCCGTGGGAGGGCCTCAAGCTGTCGCACGGCGAGCCGGCCGTACCCACCGTTTTCCGCTGAAAGGGGCGCCTGCGATGGCGAACGCGTTGATCGTGGTGGACGTGCAGAACGACTTCTGCGAGGGCGGCGCGCTGGGGGTGGCAGGCGGCGCCGACCTGGCGGCGCGGATCTCCGCCTTCCTGCGGGAGAACGCCTACGACCAGGTGGTGGCCACCAGGGACTACCACATCGACCCCGGCGCGCACTTCAGCGACGAGCCGGACTTCGTGCGCTCGTGGCCGCGGCACTGCGAGGCGGGCACCCCCGGCGCCGCCTTCCACCCGGCACTCGACGTCGCGCCGATCTCGGCGGTCTTCTCGAAGGGGCAGTACAGCGACGGGTACTCCGGCTTCGAGGGGACCACCGAAACCGGCGACACCCTGGCGGAATGGCTGCGCGCGCGGGAGGTGGACACCGTCGACGTGGTCGGCATCGCCACCGACCACTGCGTCCGGGCGACCGCGCTGGACGCCGCCGGGGCCGGCTTCACCGTGCGGGTGCTGCTCGGCCTGACCGCGGGCGTCTCGAAGTCCACTGTGGACAAGGCGTTGGCCGAGCTGCGCACGGCGGGCGCGGAACTGACCGGCACCCCGGTGGTCAGCGGCTGACCACCGGGGTCGGTTGATCAGTCCTCGCCGTAGGGGGCGCAGCTGGCCGCGCCGACGACGATCTCGCCTTCGGCCGGGCCGCCCTCCGGGAACAGCTCGATGCGCATCGCGCGCGTGGTCAGGCTGCCGTCCGGCGGCTCCGGCACGACGATCTCGTTGAGCACCACCTTGGCCACCGTCTTGCCCTCGTCCCCCGGGATAAGGACGGTGTGGTTGGCCGGCACGGACGGCGGCACCTCGATTCCGGTGACGTCGCTCAGCTCGACCAGGCCGCTGGCGCCGTTGGTGGTGGTGTCGCAGCGCGCGCTGAACGAGCGGACCTTGATCACCGGGCCGCCGTATTTGCGCAGCACCTTGGTCTCGAACCGCTGCCCGCGCACCATCGACGTGGCGAACCCGGTATCGGCCGCCCGCGAGCACTGCGACTCGGTCTTGCCGAACTTCGTGGTCCCGGCCTCGACCCCGGGTGAATTGGCGGTGTCCTGCACGCCGAGCCTGCACTCGGCGATCGGCCCTTCCCGCACGGTCTGCTCGCCCGCCGTCACGTCGACCGTGCCCGCGGTCGCGGACGCGCTGGCCACCGGTGCCGCCTGCGCCGCACCCGCCGAGACCAGCAGCCCGCCGCACGCGCACGCCGCCGCGACAG
The genomic region above belongs to Amycolatopsis sp. YIM 10 and contains:
- a CDS encoding amidohydrolase family protein, encoding MSPDSLSRREVFLRGGLLAAGLSVADPLAVALAEEPEAATEIDGRPGVRLTEGTNFSVALSPDGTTLAMDLVTGIWLLPAAGGEARRLTDDLQDATLPSWSPDGRSLVFQSYRDGNYHLYSLDVAGGKPRQLTSGQYDHREPVFSPDGKRIVLSSDRGGSYGIWLLDPATGKLEALTDTAAEESAPRWSRDGQRVLFTVDDAAIDVITVAGGERKTLLTAPAGGKIYGPAFGPDDQTPGYLLLRGATADLMLGDQQVTKGEDVFGFAATWTESGVLYTGNGRIRRRTGESTVDIPFSAVVPIARRDYRHRVRDIDSLAPQPVRGIASPVVSPDGKTLAFRALNALYLAPSDGGKPQRITSDQYFSSDPDFSPDGKKLVYASDRLGTADLWVRDLASGEDTVLTALPGAQVAPRWSPDGGKIAYTDQDGALWTLDVASKEVRQLTPALFMPGRPSWSGDGSTIALAAVKPFSKRFREGTSQILTVPAGGGELTYTEPMPFRSLATRGDDGPLFSPDGKRLAFTVESTAWVVPVDGKGAFLGEPRQVTREVTDSLAWLDNGTLVYLCKGELRRIAVDGGKPRTIRLDFSWRRPKPAERTVIHVGALWDGTAEKLRENVDVVVENGRIKEIRPHRDDTGTVDVDASGLTAIPGLIDAHNHWHLRGRHWGDRQGRLWLSYGITTTRSPGDPVYQMIETREALESGARVGPRFFGTGEAIDGSRVYYNFMRPTLSPEQLKLEMDRAVSLGYDLIKTYVRLPVRLQREAVEAAHRAGMPLSSHYLFPAANLGMDGMEHVGATNRLGYSHTISRTGWTYQDSIELFARSGMSITPTLFNSKALYADDKSLVEDERTKVLFPKWEYDRLVADAENAGKPENAYVRHVLAGNVDMVLRVHRAGGFVISGTDTPLDSIAISLHQNLRAMVEFGFTPYEALVTATRNPARRLGLTGRLGELRPGAYADLSLVEGNPLADIRAAAAVRQVVVGGVTHRVDDLLAPFRSPGTASVSNPVLPANTTASHWWHRPEWSEHVCCGI
- a CDS encoding LysR family transcriptional regulator → MLDVTRLRVIDALARLGSVTAAAKELHYTQPTISHHLARLEAETGAQLLQRAGRGIRLTPAGQLLASRAAEILGRIDAADAELSAHVGLNAGRVRLASFSSVIGSLVPRAVAALTERHPGLQIGLTDTQPPEALEMLRTGKIDIAIIFRYDDTEPEPPNVRLHHLLDDPLHLLSTSQGQTLSSLRDATWIAGCPRCRVHLLSMCAKEGFEPRIGYTSEDMVVMQALVAAGLGVTTSPGLALRAHRADGIVASELPVRQHIYAATYGEPPDPPATAALLTALVEAAAAITA
- a CDS encoding rhomboid family intramembrane serine protease yields the protein MLPEPSPKPPVAPGKRILPPKPLASLIVVTGFVGLLWVIEGIDTVLAHPFDDDGIWPRTIEQWDGLIWAPMLHFGWDHLAANSVPLLVLGLLATSGGLRQFFGVLTIIWLFAGVGTFLIGGEGVHAGASGLVFGLLTFLLVRGLFARSLPQILIAVGVFLLYGYALWGVLPSEPGVSWEGHLCGAIGGIVAAWMVGKSLRPPKPQPAI
- a CDS encoding MarR family winged helix-turn-helix transcriptional regulator, which translates into the protein MGDHEDEELRWLDEPEKAAWTGLISLVLLLPGKLESPLRQEHGLTLFEYLVLSHLSEAPQRKLRMGELAFLASGSLSRLSNVVKRAEQRGWVVRTPDPADGRYTLAELTDEGFDIVHQAAPTHLRSVRSVVLDSLNTADQKALVRIAEKLRIVPDDFAKP
- a CDS encoding PLP-dependent cysteine synthase family protein, which codes for MARYESLLDALGGTPLVGLPRLSPTHDVRLWAKLEDRNPTGSIKDRPALAMIEAAEREGVLRRGSTILEPTSGNTGIALAMAAKLKGYGLVCVMPENTSAERKQLLQAYGARIVFSPAAGGSNEAVRRAKELAKANPEWVMLYQYGNPANADAHYRGTGPELLKDLPTVTHFVGGLGTTGTLVGVGRYLHEAKPDVQIIAAEPRYGELVYGLRNIDEGFVPELYDASVLNGRYSVGAYDALRRTRELLEHEGIFAGISTGAVLHAALAVAEKAAAKGEPADVAFVVADAGWKYLSTGAYSGTLDDAAARLDGELWA
- a CDS encoding methylated-DNA--[protein]-cysteine S-methyltransferase — its product is MDTVAFGSLATEVGKVLVAVTPAGLASTAFDDTPELREGIATRLGLPVVVDPARVEPVLAELREYFDGTRERFDFDVDWRLYSATQQRVLGTLYETVPYGKTVTYGELAERSGTGVPARGIGSIMGSNPIPIVVPCHRVLASTGLGGFSGGEGVPSKRQLLTLEGHLPPGLW
- a CDS encoding dihydrofolate reductase family protein; the encoded protein is MALVGVHNFAISLDGYGTGAGQSAEAHFGHAGDRLHQWMFATSGWQAGGSGGVDDAFFRRHDPGIGAEIMGAGKFGHPGWHEDPDWKGAWGPNPPFHTPVFVLTHHTRPSIEMEGGTTYHFLDASPAEALEVAREAAGGKDIRIGGGPTTVREFLEARLIDHLHVVVVPILLGRGVGLWDGLEGLEKDYDVEATSSPSGVTHVTFTRTTA
- a CDS encoding cysteine dioxygenase family protein, which gives rise to MTTTLPRPLTELTELVDGVRAAVAVQADWAGTAQLVAEQLRAHLPTPDVLTAEQRLGSPDDYCGHTLHVEPGGSFSIVALVWRPGQFTRIHDHVTWCVLGVIQGVEHEELFDADLNLIGRSENRTGEVSGFAPPGDIHRVRNASDTTAISIHVYGTDISRISSSARRYYN
- a CDS encoding Rid family hydrolase; this translates as MSTVTFGVVPGFGEKLHDALGYSGAVRVGDRVEISGQAGVDDDLNIPESLEEEIVLAFDNVERTLATVGATWKDVIHVNSYHKVDPGEDVIGDDHNKVMAEQFRRRLGGRAPIWTETGVTVLGLADMRVEIRVTAIAGSGN